A window of uncultured Methanoregula sp. genomic DNA:
TGGAAATTCTCGGCCGACGATCTTGCCGAGCGGCAGTACTGGAACAAATACATAAGCGCATACGAAGCCATGCTCTCGGCAACATCGACCGACTATGCCCCGTGGTTTGTCGTGCCCGCGGATTACAAGTGGGTTGCAAGGACCTTTGTTGCCGAGGCGGCTGCAGCCGCGATCGGGGGGCTCAGGCTCGAGTACCCGCGCCTCAGCGCCGACCAGCAGAGGCAGCTCAATGACGCACGGCGGGAACTTGAACTGGAATAGCCCGCATACAGGATCCTTTTTTTCCATCCCGGACCCGGAGTGCCGGGATCCAAACACAGTTATCAGGCCGGACAGCCAATATACCGGCACTATTGGGGGAGAATCATGACACGTCCATGCGATGAACCGGTCACCCAGCTCCATGTCAAGCCGGGCATGACGGTCAACGAACTGGTCAGGGCCATGGGGGAGGCCGGGGCATACAACGGCGGATCCCTGTCCCGGGCAGCAGACATCTACGAACAGATGCTCCGGGATCCGGAGACCATCCGGTTCTTCGGACTTGCCGGGGCCATGGTGCCTGCGGGAATGGGCGGGATAGTTTCCGATCTGATCCGGGCAAAACACATCGATGTGCTCGTATCAACCGGCGCAAACCTCACCCACGATATCATCGAGGCTATCGGTTGCCGGCATTTTCATGGTACTGCCTTTTGCAATGATATCGAGCTCCGCCACGATGAGATCAACCGTATCTATGACGTTTATCTCCCCAACGAGGCGTTCGAGCATTTCGAGGAGTTCATGCAGGGCGTCTTCGGGGAACTCGAGCCCGGCAGTTCCATCTCGATCTCGGGACTCCTTGCCCATATCGGGAAACACACGAAGTCCGGCATCCTGCACACCGCTGCCCGGAACAATGTACCGGTCTATAACCCCGCAGTGCAGGATTCGATGATCGGGCTCCAGTACTGGCTCTTCTCCCAGACAAACAAAGTGACGGTCGATGCATTTGCCGATATGCCGGCCCTTATGGACCGCTGCTTCAACATCAAGAAAGCCGGGGCGTTCCTGGTCGGGGGAGGCGTCCCGAAGAACTTCATCCTCCAGAGCATGCTCATGACCCCGAACGGGTTCAGTTACGCGGTACAGCTGACCGGCGACCGCCCGGATCTCGGCGGGCTCTCGGGCGCAACGCTGGACGAGGCCCGGTCATGGGGCAAGATTACCGAGGAGGCCCAGGCAGTCACGGTGTACGGGGATGCAACGATCACGCTCCCGGTTCTCGTTGCTGCAGTAATGGAGCGGCTGCAGCATGACTGACCTGATCCTTGCCCTCGATGCAACCGAGAAGAAAAGAGCTATAGCGATTGCGAAGGCCTGCGCTCCCCATATCGATGCAATAAAGCTCGGCTACCCGCTCATCCTCACCTCAGGGCTTGCCATTGCCCGGGACATGGAGGAGTTCGATCTCCCGCTCATCGCCGATTTCAAGGTGGCCGACATCCCCAACACCAACCGGCTCATTGCCGAACAGGTCTTTGATGCCGGGTTTGCCTCGATCATCTGTCATGGGTTCACCGGCAAAGACTCGGTCCAGGCCTGCGTGGATGTCTCGCTCGATTACGGGGGGGCCTGCTTTGTCGTGGCCGAGATGAGCCACCCGGGGGCAACCGGATTCTTCCACGGGGGTGCCGCAGAAAAGATCGCCCACCTGGCCATGGAGTGCGGGGCCGACGGGATCATAGCGCCGGCAACCCGGCCGGAGCGGGTGCGGGAACTCCGGAAGATCGTGGGATCCCGGAAGATCCTCTCACCCGGGGTCGGCGCTCAGGGGGGAGATGCGGCAGCGATCGCATCGATCGTCGACGGCATCATCGTGGGTCGGGCAATCTACGAGGCAGTGGACCCGGGCGCAGCGGCCAGCGGGTTTGCCCGGGTACGATCCGGGAAATAATCCGCGTGCATCCTGGGGATCCGACCGGGATTCCGGTGCCAACCGGCTGGTGGCGTATATATTTTTCTCCGGATCTGATCCTCAATTTCCAACTCTGTTATGAAAATCAGCCCCAGATATCACCCTGATTTTATTGCTATATTTAAATGACGGGTTTTTGCGGCCAGATCGGCATATACGCGCTTTTAAGTGGATGAAATCGCAGTTCATCGAACCTGCAGGTTCTAAATATTTATTAATGACCTGCACGATGTTATAGTATGGATTGGACGGCGGAACAACGGACACTTGCTGACAAATACAAGAAACTCGAGGATATTCCTGAAAAGGACCGTAAATTCAAGTGCCACACCTGCCACCTCATTGTTGACCAGAACCCCTGCCCCAACTGCGGGGAGACGCACCTGGAAGTGATGTGTCCGCTCGACCACTGCCACTGCACCCACGAGATCATCTCGGGTATCGAGTACTGTCCGCTCTGCGGCCAGGCCGTCTGTCCCGAATGCGGTTCGCACGATGTTGTGCAGGTCAGCCGGGTCACCGGGTACCTGCAGGACGTTTCCGGCTGGAATGCAGGCAAACAGCAGGAACTCAAAGACCGTATGCGCTACTCGGTTGCATGAGATATTATACCGACAACAATACTCTTTTCATCCGCGGATCGTTCCGCGCTGCAAGCACCGGCATCTGCGGGGGAATCCGTTCCGTACCGGCCATTCTTTACCATACAACGGATCCCGCCTTGAGCACCGGTGAAGATCCGGACAAGGTCCTTGGGAGAGCGGCAGCCCGGGCCGGCCTGGGATCCGAATATACCGGATTCCTGTCACCGGTTCCCGCAAGCCAGTTCTGTATCCTCCAGTACGATTTCATCACGGTCTTTATCGCAGCCGGCATCCGCCGCGAGCCCCCGGCGGGATCGGGGGGCATCAGCATCATTGTCACGAGCACAGAAGGCTTCGATGATGCAGCGCTTCTGGAAGCCGTCATGATTACAACCGAGGCCAAGACGGAAGCTCTCCGGGCGCTCGATCTCCCTGCATCAGGAACACCGGCGGATGGCGTGATCATTGCCTGCGAAGGCGACACCCGCCACCAGGCAGCCGGCCGGGATACTGCCCCGGGAATGAGAATCCGCGAGGCCATCGCTTACGGTCTTCCGGAAGCCCTCCGCCGGCACGATTCAGGCATTGCAGCCAGCCGGCCGGCTTTTTTCATTTACAGCAGGTTCAAAGGCGGGCACTGGATCGAGTGGGTGCCGGAAAAATGCCCCTACTATCCGTGTCATTTCCCGGGCCAGGCCTGCGACTTCTGTTACTGCCCGTTCTACCCTTGCAGGGACGAGAGCCTCGGGCAGTGGGTCGAAAGTGCCAGCGGGGGAAAAGTCTGGAACTGCGCAACGTGCACACTCCTTCACGAGACGGAGACTGCCGGTTATCTGAAAAAGTACCCGGGAGCACTGCTCGGGGAGCTGAAACTCGTTTCAGCGGCAAAAAAGAGAGATTGAACGATCTATTTTGTTTTACTCTTTGATGTCAAGCGCTTTGAGGAGCTCGGGCAGCGGGATACCGTGAGCTTCGGCAGCTTCCCGGATGGTCTCGCCCCTTGCAATAGCACACCCGACACAGCCCATACCGAACTTGAAGAGGGCTTCTGTGGCTTCGGGCTTGGCCTTGAGAAGATCATAGATCGTACTGTCAGCGGTTATTTCAGACATAGTATCATCTAAGTCATCGTTTGGGTACATAAACCTCACCATAGCGGCGACGGGCCATCCGATGCGACACTTTCACTATGCATGGTCACCCTATATAATCCGGGTAAAACCGGACTAACACTGGAGATGTAAGAGATGGATTTTTCCGAAGCAGCAGACAGAATCTCCCGAAAGGTTTCAAAAAGCGGACAGACGCCCGATCTCCAAAAGATCGAGAGCAAGCTCCGCCGGCTCGTGCAGGAATTCGGCGTCCAGCCCTCCGAGGCTGAGCGGACGGTGACAAACGAACTGGCAAAGGAGTTCAACATCCCCCTTGGGGGATCCGGCGGGCCGGCCAAAACCGGCAGCGGGACAGAAGAGCGGAAGATTGCAGAGGCCGCATCCGGCGAATGGGTGACGATCGAGGGAAAGGTGGTCTCGCTCTCGCCGCCGGTCTCCCCCGCAATCGCCCAGAGCGGGATCATTGCCGATGAGTCCGGGGCGATCCGGTTCGTTGCCTGGGCCAAGGCGAGTGCACCGGTCATGGCCGAGGGAACCTGGTACCGGATCGAGTCGGCCGTTGTGGACGAGTACCGGGATATCCCGAACCTGAAGATCCACTCCGGCACAACCATAAAGGAGATCGGGGAAGACCGGGCCCTGATCCCGGCCCCGGCGCCGATAAAAGATCTGCGCAAGGGGATCGCCAGTATCCGGGGAAAGGTTGTCCAGGAATGGGATACCACCCACGAGCGGATGCTCCAGTCGGGACTCATCGGCGACGAGACCGGGACGGTCAAGTTCGTTATCTGGAAAGAACCCGGCAAAGAGACCCTTGCGGTCGGGGCAGTGTACAATGTCTTTTACGCACAGGTCGACGAATTCAACGGGCGCCTCTCGCTGAACCTGAACCCGGCAACGGTCCTCCAGGAAGAAGGCGACATCCCCGTGAGCGGGGGGGAGGCAGCGTTCCGGGGTTCGGTCGTGCATATCGCCCCGGGTTCCGGTATCATCAAGCGCTGTCCGGTCGAGGGATGCAACCGCGCCCTCTCGCGTCAGAACTACTGCCCGATTCACGAGATCCAGCCCAAGTTCGTGTATGACCTGCGGATCAAGGGATGGCTCGACGACGGGATAAAAACCCACAGCATCCTGCTCCAGCGGGATGCCGTTGAAGCCCTGACAGGGATCAATCTTGAAGCGGCAAAGGAGATCGCGGAGAACAACCCGCTGGGCATGGACGAGGTCTTTCTCCAGATGCGCGAGAAAGTGCTTGGCCGGTACATCACCTGCCATGGCCGCGAGATCGATGGCCGCCTGCTCGTGAACAGGTGCGAAAACTCGCGGTTTGAGAGTACGGAACACACCCGGCTGCTGAACCGGGCCGGGGGTGCATCATGAGTATGAACAGCAGCGAGATGGGGCGCAGGGAAGGTTCGTTCGAGCGCGAACCGGCCCGTCGGGTCTTTGCCGGCGAACTCCGGGAATGCCGGTACCAGTTCAAGGATGGCGAGGACGAGAAGAGCCCGACCTTCGCACTTCTGCCCACCGGGGAGCGCTGCAACCGGATCTTCCTGGTCGGAACCCTGACCGAGAAGCAGCGGCAGGGAGAACAGAACGTCTTCTACCGGGGAAGAGTCGTTGACCCGAGCGGCACGTTCTTTGTTATGGCCGGAAGTTACCAGCCCGAGGCAATGCAGCAGCTCGCCAAGATCGAGACGCCCGCGTTTGTTGCCGTAATCGGAAAGCCCAACCTGTACCAGAAACCGGATGGGTCGTATCTTGTTTCCGTCCGGGTAGAATCGATAACAGTCGTGGACAAGGAGACCCGGGATCTCTGGGTGCTGGATGCTGCCGAGCGGACCCTGGACCGGATCGATAACTGTACCGCGGGAACTGCACCCGATGTGATAAAGGCAAAAGAGCAGTATCCCACCATCGATCCCGCCGTGTTCCGGAAGATGGCCTACGATGCGCTGGCGCAGATCACCATCTGATACTGCACTTTTTTTTACTATGTCCGTTTCGGACAGGCAGCGGAACTCGGCTTGTACCGTGCACCGGATCTCTTTCATGCGGCTTGTCCATTGCAGGTTATGGGGCCATCCGGATCATAGGATGAGTGATCACCCACCATCATAATCCGGCTATTGTTCAGGTCCAATCCTTTTTTGATTGTTGAATGCAATCTTCTCATAAAATCGGATACGATCTCATCCGGCCTGTGATGATCCGATGAAAAACCGTGGATCGGCATACCCGGATACAACGATCCACTCGCACGATCCATGTTTAATTTCTGATAAATATGTATAGTCCATAAGGATAAAATTTAAATAAAATTTAAGGCAACATGTATACTCACAAAGGGTAAATCGTGAGTTTATATGATGGCCTTCAAAAGAGCTCAGTTCAATAAGGATCGCGCACTCAGGATACCGGCGCGATATCACAATAACCAGATCCTTGCCGTTTTGATCCTCGCCGGCATTGCAATTGCGTGTATTTTTGTAAGCCCTGCATATGCCGGGGATCAGTATATGGCGGGCAGTCCCGTACTTTCGGCATCGCTCTCCGGGACAAATGAATTTGCACCAGGCCAGGACGTCAAGCTCCCGGTTGTGGTGAAAAATACCGGGCTCAACGAGTTCAAGATCTCAAAGTCCAGCATTGTTGATCGCGATGACCTGGCAAATACGGCAAAATTTCTCACCGTAACTCTTGAACCCGGCAACAGCCCCTTTATCATCAAATCAGATCCCCAGGTGCTCGGGGATCTCAAGGCGAGCAGCACCGCCACGGGTACGTTTACCGTACGGATTCCATCAGACACTCCCGCCGGGACATATAACATTCCTGTTGTTCTCAACTACACGTACATGTATGATGCCTACCAGTACGGCGTGGACACCATCGAATATTCCTACAAGACAAAAACCGAGACCCGGACAATACCCATCAACATCAAACCAGATGTCAGGACCAAGGTCATCTCGACCGATGTCCAGAGCATGAATGCAGGTACAGAAGGATACATCCGGCTTCTTGTAAAAAATATCGGGCATGAAAATGCAACAAAAGCCATTGTAACCATTGTAAGAAACGACCAGAGCCCGGTCATCCCCACCGAAAGCCGCGTGTATGTCGGGGATTTTGCCTCGGGCGGAACAGTAAACTGCACGTTCAAGGCAACGGTTGATAAAGCCGCAGAAGCCCAGACCTATCCGCTCGATCTCGTGGTAAAGTACGAAGACCACAACGGGGATACCGTCTCCTCGAATATCGAGACCATCGGGATTCCCGTTGGAAAGAAGATCGAGTTTTTGGCTGTTGCAGATCCCGAACCCATTGCACCGGGACAGAAGAAAGTGATAACGGTCCGGTATACCAATACCGGCGGGGCAACTGCATACGAGGCCCAGGCCCGGGTAAGCATGGTGGATCCCTTCACCAGCAACGATGATTCCGCATATCTCGGAGATATAGCGCCAGGAGTGACCAAGACCGCCTCGTTCCTCGTGACCGCTGACAAGACGGCATCTATCAAAGAGTACGGAATCGATTCCGAAGTGAAGTACCGCGACGCCCTGGACAATTCCGTGACCTCGGATCCCATCAAGGTTACCGTGAACGTCAGTGAGGGCAAAAGCATAGTCTCCCAGCTGCTTGGCAGCCCGCTGCTCCTCGGGCTCATTGCGATCATCGTTGTTGCAATAGGGTATCTCATCTACCGGAAGAAGAGACTCCAGTGAGGGCTTGCAGATGACAAATACCAGTCTCCCGTGGCATCACCACGCAGCCATCGCACTTGTCGCCCTGATGATATGCAGCGCGATTGTTGCACCGGTCTTTGCTGCAACAAAATATACAGAAGGAAGCCCGGTCTTTTCCGCATCCATCAGCGGAGTCAATGAATATGTCCCGGGGCAGAATGCAACCATACAGGTCCTGGTCAAGAATACCGGCCTGAATGAGCTCAAACAGCTCAACTGGGGAACCATCGATCCCGAGGATCTCCCGTCAACCGCCAAACTGGTGAATGTCGGGCTGGCATCCGGAAACAACGATATTATCATCAAGACCGATCCGCAGATGCTCGGGGACATCCAGGGAACCGGAAAGCCGGTGGCGGTAAACTTCGTTGCCAAGATCACGGACAATGCAACAACCGGAGAATACCAGCTGCCGCTCACGATCAGGTACAAGTATCTGAAGCCAATTGTACAGGAGGCCGGGGATACCTTCCAGTTCACCTATAACACCGAAGAAAAGACCATTCCCTTAACCATCAGGATCAAACCGCAGGTGAAGATCGAAGTCGTGGAGCTGACACCCGAACTGATTGCATCAGGTTCGGAGGGGTACATTTCCATGAAGATCCAGAATGCCGGTCCGGAAGCAGGCCGGATGGCCACGGCAAAGATCATCCGGAACGGGAACAGCCCGGTAATACCGACAGACGGGACGGTCTTTCTCGGGGATTTCCCCCGCGGCGGCGTAGCGGAGTGCAGGTACAAAGTATCGGTTGGAAAAGATGCACTGAATAAAACGTACCCGCTGGATGTTGCCGTCACCTACACCAACAAGGAAGGAGCCATTGTCACGACCCGGTTGACCACCGTAGGGATTCCGGTATATGGAAAACCCGGGTTCACCGTCATCTCCCCGGTGCCCACGCTTGCACAGGGATCCGGAAGCACAATTGCAGTCACCTACCGGAACGACGGGATTGCAACGATATACCATGCCCAGGCCAGGCTTACCGTCTATGACCCGATAACATCCGGGAGCAACACAGCCTACCTCGGGGATATCAGGCCCGGAGAGTCGGCAACGGGAACCTACGAGATCCAGGCCGACAGCTCGGCAGAAGTAAAAAATTACACATTCGACAGCAAGATCCGGTACCGCGATGCTCTTGATACCAGCCAGGAATCGGACACCATCCCGGTAACCATCCGGGTGGTGCCGGCGGGAACGGGGATCACCGTAAACCTGCTCATTTTTATCGGTATCATTGCAATAGTTGGGGCAGGAGTTGTATTGTGGCACAATTACCGTGCACGGAAAATGAGGTGATATCCGTTATGGATCCACAGGTTCGGGTTCCCTCGTTTTCCTGCTGCGGCAGGTTTTCTGAGGTGCGGCATACAGAAGTTGTACCCAAGGTACATAAACGGGAGGTGAGCGTCCAGTGATCAGCAGGATCTTCGAAGGTATTGCACATACCATTATCAAGCGGCCGAAACTGGTTGCGGTCTTCGTTCTTGCCCTGTTCTGTGTCGGCATCTACGGCATGACCATGCTCAGCATGCAGACTGGGTGGGAAACCTACGTTGACAAGAACTCCGCCGCAGGCGCCATCGAGCAGAAATACAACGAGGAATTCAAATCGGATACGATCATCTTCATCGTCGAGGCAGGCGATCCGCTCAGCCCTGAAGTTCTTTCCTATATAGATACTCTTGAGAAGAACCTCAAGCAGCAACAGAATGTCAAGAGCGTACAGAGTATAACCGATGTCCTCAGGACGTACAACGGGGGAACACTCCCCACTTCAAGGGCGGAGACGGAGCGCATCGTCAATTCGCTTCCCGAGAGCACCCGCGCCGTGCTGTATCCATCGAACGTACTGACCCTCGTCCAGCTCAAACTCACACCAGGGTTATCCGAAAAGGTCCAGAAATCCGTTCTGAACAACGTAGGATCGGTAGTGGACTCATCCAAAGCACCGCCGGGAGTAAAAGTTGAAATTTCCGGTTCGCCTGCGTTCTCACAACAGATGAGCGCAGGGCTCACGAGCAACATGGGGATCCTGATTGGCGGGGCGATGATCCTGATGATCATCACGATGGGGATCCTGTTCTCCTATGTCCGTCACCGGTTCATGCCGGTCCTTCTCGTGGCAATCGGTCTTGTGACCTCGCTTGGCCTGATGGGAATTGCCGGTATCAACCTGAATATGGCGGTGATCGGTGCCTTCCCGGTCCTGATCGGCCTTGGGATCGATTATGCGATCCAGTTCCATGCCCGGTTTGACGAGGAGGCAAGGAAAGGATCGCTCGATGATGCGGTCTTTATGACCGTGACCCGCACCGGCCCTGCGGTCTTCTACGCTATGCTCGCCACATCCATGGGATTTGTAGCCATGTATGTCTCGACGGTCCCGATGATCCGCTCGTTTGGCATTGTGTCCATCATCGGGATCAACACCTGTTTCTGGGTGTCCTGCATCGGCATGCCCACAATCGCCCTCCTGGTGAACTACAAGCCCAAACCGCAAAAAGCACAGGTCTGTTATGCAACAGGGACCGGTGCGTGCGATTCGATCATCGACAGTGCGAAAACAGGAAGCGGGAAGAAGAGATCCTTCTCATATGGCCAGTTCCTGACCGATACATCGGTCAAGATCGCAAAGAACCCAATCCCGGTTCTCCTGATAGCCGGCTGCATTGCCTTGGTCGGCTTCCAGATCGACGCGACCATCCCGGTCAGTTCTGACGAGAACGCGTTTGTTCCCTCGGATATGCCGGCCAAGATCAACATGGACAAAGTTACCCGTATCATCGGGGCAACCAGTACGGCAGACCTGCTCGTCCAGGGATCCCGGGTAACGGATCTCGATACCGTCCGGTGGATCAAGGAGTTCCAGGATTACGAGCAGTCTCACCATACCGAGATAACCGGATCCACAAGCATCGTCACCTATATCCTCCAGTACAACGGCGGCGTGATGCCGGAGACCCAGGCCCAGCTCGACACCGTCATCGGAAAGATTCCGGAAGATACGCGGAAGTCAGTTCTCAGCGACCCGATGTGCGGGACCATCCGGTTCAGCACCGGGGACCTCTCGATGACCCAGCAGAACACGCTCAAAGAGCAGGTGAAGAAGGATATCGCATTCCTCGAACCACCGGTCGGGATATCCGTTGAACCTGCAGGGAACTTCGAGGTTATGACCACGCTGTTGAAGGCAATGTCAGATTCGAAGGATACCATGACGATCCTCGGGTTCATCTTTGTCTTTGCCTTCCTGATTATCGTCTACCGGCACCTGCACGCGGTATCACCGATCATCCCGATCATTTTCGTTGTCGGGTGGAACGCGGTGATGATGTACATCATCGGCCTTACGTATAACCCGCTCACGGCAACCCTGGGATCGATGACCATCGGTGTAGCGGCAGAGTACACCATCCTGGTGATGGAGCGGTACGCAGAAGAGGAAGAGCGGCTGCACGATCCGATTGCCGCAATCCAGGAGAGTGTCCAGAAGATCGGCACGGCCATCACCGTCTCGGGTCTTGCCACATTCTTCGGGTTCTCCGCACTCTGCCTTGCCACATTCCCCATCATCAGCAATTTCGGCATCTCAACCCTGATCGCCGTGGGGTTCTCCCTTATCGGGGCAATCTTCATCATGCCGGCGGTGCTCGCCCTTGTCGGCCAGCTGGGCGAATGGCTTGACAAAAGAAAAACAGGCAAACACCCGGATACCCAGACCCCCATGGAGACCTGATCTCCGGACCCCGACAGAATTCTTTTTTTAGATCTTGCCTGCTCCCGCA
This region includes:
- a CDS encoding deoxyhypusine synthase, which encodes MTRPCDEPVTQLHVKPGMTVNELVRAMGEAGAYNGGSLSRAADIYEQMLRDPETIRFFGLAGAMVPAGMGGIVSDLIRAKHIDVLVSTGANLTHDIIEAIGCRHFHGTAFCNDIELRHDEINRIYDVYLPNEAFEHFEEFMQGVFGELEPGSSISISGLLAHIGKHTKSGILHTAARNNVPVYNPAVQDSMIGLQYWLFSQTNKVTVDAFADMPALMDRCFNIKKAGAFLVGGGVPKNFILQSMLMTPNGFSYAVQLTGDRPDLGGLSGATLDEARSWGKITEEAQAVTVYGDATITLPVLVAAVMERLQHD
- the pyrF gene encoding orotidine-5'-phosphate decarboxylase, whose protein sequence is MTDLILALDATEKKRAIAIAKACAPHIDAIKLGYPLILTSGLAIARDMEEFDLPLIADFKVADIPNTNRLIAEQVFDAGFASIICHGFTGKDSVQACVDVSLDYGGACFVVAEMSHPGATGFFHGGAAEKIAHLAMECGADGIIAPATRPERVRELRKIVGSRKILSPGVGAQGGDAAAIASIVDGIIVGRAIYEAVDPGAAASGFARVRSGK
- the nrdD gene encoding anaerobic ribonucleoside-triphosphate reductase; its protein translation is MDWTAEQRTLADKYKKLEDIPEKDRKFKCHTCHLIVDQNPCPNCGETHLEVMCPLDHCHCTHEIISGIEYCPLCGQAVCPECGSHDVVQVSRVTGYLQDVSGWNAGKQQELKDRMRYSVA
- a CDS encoding cysteine-rich small domain-containing protein, which codes for MRYYTDNNTLFIRGSFRAASTGICGGIRSVPAILYHTTDPALSTGEDPDKVLGRAAARAGLGSEYTGFLSPVPASQFCILQYDFITVFIAAGIRREPPAGSGGISIIVTSTEGFDDAALLEAVMITTEAKTEALRALDLPASGTPADGVIIACEGDTRHQAAGRDTAPGMRIREAIAYGLPEALRRHDSGIAASRPAFFIYSRFKGGHWIEWVPEKCPYYPCHFPGQACDFCYCPFYPCRDESLGQWVESASGGKVWNCATCTLLHETETAGYLKKYPGALLGELKLVSAAKKRD
- a CDS encoding DUF1858 domain-containing protein — protein: MSEITADSTIYDLLKAKPEATEALFKFGMGCVGCAIARGETIREAAEAHGIPLPELLKALDIKE
- a CDS encoding nucleotide-binding protein, which translates into the protein MDFSEAADRISRKVSKSGQTPDLQKIESKLRRLVQEFGVQPSEAERTVTNELAKEFNIPLGGSGGPAKTGSGTEERKIAEAASGEWVTIEGKVVSLSPPVSPAIAQSGIIADESGAIRFVAWAKASAPVMAEGTWYRIESAVVDEYRDIPNLKIHSGTTIKEIGEDRALIPAPAPIKDLRKGIASIRGKVVQEWDTTHERMLQSGLIGDETGTVKFVIWKEPGKETLAVGAVYNVFYAQVDEFNGRLSLNLNPATVLQEEGDIPVSGGEAAFRGSVVHIAPGSGIIKRCPVEGCNRALSRQNYCPIHEIQPKFVYDLRIKGWLDDGIKTHSILLQRDAVEALTGINLEAAKEIAENNPLGMDEVFLQMREKVLGRYITCHGREIDGRLLVNRCENSRFESTEHTRLLNRAGGAS
- a CDS encoding nucleic acid-binding protein, with the translated sequence MSMNSSEMGRREGSFEREPARRVFAGELRECRYQFKDGEDEKSPTFALLPTGERCNRIFLVGTLTEKQRQGEQNVFYRGRVVDPSGTFFVMAGSYQPEAMQQLAKIETPAFVAVIGKPNLYQKPDGSYLVSVRVESITVVDKETRDLWVLDAAERTLDRIDNCTAGTAPDVIKAKEQYPTIDPAVFRKMAYDALAQITI
- a CDS encoding CARDB domain-containing protein, whose product is MMAFKRAQFNKDRALRIPARYHNNQILAVLILAGIAIACIFVSPAYAGDQYMAGSPVLSASLSGTNEFAPGQDVKLPVVVKNTGLNEFKISKSSIVDRDDLANTAKFLTVTLEPGNSPFIIKSDPQVLGDLKASSTATGTFTVRIPSDTPAGTYNIPVVLNYTYMYDAYQYGVDTIEYSYKTKTETRTIPINIKPDVRTKVISTDVQSMNAGTEGYIRLLVKNIGHENATKAIVTIVRNDQSPVIPTESRVYVGDFASGGTVNCTFKATVDKAAEAQTYPLDLVVKYEDHNGDTVSSNIETIGIPVGKKIEFLAVADPEPIAPGQKKVITVRYTNTGGATAYEAQARVSMVDPFTSNDDSAYLGDIAPGVTKTASFLVTADKTASIKEYGIDSEVKYRDALDNSVTSDPIKVTVNVSEGKSIVSQLLGSPLLLGLIAIIVVAIGYLIYRKKRLQ
- a CDS encoding S-layer protein, with protein sequence MTNTSLPWHHHAAIALVALMICSAIVAPVFAATKYTEGSPVFSASISGVNEYVPGQNATIQVLVKNTGLNELKQLNWGTIDPEDLPSTAKLVNVGLASGNNDIIIKTDPQMLGDIQGTGKPVAVNFVAKITDNATTGEYQLPLTIRYKYLKPIVQEAGDTFQFTYNTEEKTIPLTIRIKPQVKIEVVELTPELIASGSEGYISMKIQNAGPEAGRMATAKIIRNGNSPVIPTDGTVFLGDFPRGGVAECRYKVSVGKDALNKTYPLDVAVTYTNKEGAIVTTRLTTVGIPVYGKPGFTVISPVPTLAQGSGSTIAVTYRNDGIATIYHAQARLTVYDPITSGSNTAYLGDIRPGESATGTYEIQADSSAEVKNYTFDSKIRYRDALDTSQESDTIPVTIRVVPAGTGITVNLLIFIGIIAIVGAGVVLWHNYRARKMR
- a CDS encoding hydrophobe/amphiphile efflux-3 (HAE3) family transporter, whose protein sequence is MISRIFEGIAHTIIKRPKLVAVFVLALFCVGIYGMTMLSMQTGWETYVDKNSAAGAIEQKYNEEFKSDTIIFIVEAGDPLSPEVLSYIDTLEKNLKQQQNVKSVQSITDVLRTYNGGTLPTSRAETERIVNSLPESTRAVLYPSNVLTLVQLKLTPGLSEKVQKSVLNNVGSVVDSSKAPPGVKVEISGSPAFSQQMSAGLTSNMGILIGGAMILMIITMGILFSYVRHRFMPVLLVAIGLVTSLGLMGIAGINLNMAVIGAFPVLIGLGIDYAIQFHARFDEEARKGSLDDAVFMTVTRTGPAVFYAMLATSMGFVAMYVSTVPMIRSFGIVSIIGINTCFWVSCIGMPTIALLVNYKPKPQKAQVCYATGTGACDSIIDSAKTGSGKKRSFSYGQFLTDTSVKIAKNPIPVLLIAGCIALVGFQIDATIPVSSDENAFVPSDMPAKINMDKVTRIIGATSTADLLVQGSRVTDLDTVRWIKEFQDYEQSHHTEITGSTSIVTYILQYNGGVMPETQAQLDTVIGKIPEDTRKSVLSDPMCGTIRFSTGDLSMTQQNTLKEQVKKDIAFLEPPVGISVEPAGNFEVMTTLLKAMSDSKDTMTILGFIFVFAFLIIVYRHLHAVSPIIPIIFVVGWNAVMMYIIGLTYNPLTATLGSMTIGVAAEYTILVMERYAEEEERLHDPIAAIQESVQKIGTAITVSGLATFFGFSALCLATFPIISNFGISTLIAVGFSLIGAIFIMPAVLALVGQLGEWLDKRKTGKHPDTQTPMET